Genomic DNA from Methanobacteriaceae archaeon:
GTCCAGGTAAATACTCTTTAAGTTGTTCTTTTTGACTTAATGAAACCTTAGCGACCAAATTAATAGCTTCAATATCATGTACAAGTATAGATAGCGGTTTAAGTAAACTTCTCTGTTTAATATCATAAACTTTTTTAACTGCATTTTTATTAAAAATATTGGCTCCAAGTCCATAAACAGTGTCAGTAGGATATAATACAACCCCACCATCAGCCAATACGCGAATAGCTTCAGTTATTATTTCTTCATCAATACAGTCAATACTTGTTTTTAAAATCTTCATTTAAACTACCTAACAAATATATTATATAAAATCTTTATATATAAATTATGCTTCAAAGTTTAAGACCCTTATTAACTAAAATATTGAACCCTGTTGCCAGTAGATTAAATATTAATCCAAATATTGTAACGGTGATTTCTCCGTTTGTTGCACTTGTTGCAGCGTATGGATTTGCAAATAAATTACTGATTTTAGGAACAATAGCTATTCTTCTTTCCGGATTTTTAGATGTTGTAGATGGTGCTGTTGCACGTTATCATAACAGATCATCTAAATTTGGTGCATTTCTTGACTCAACAATGGACAGATTTGCAGATGCTATTATTTACATTGGAATAATATTTGGTGGATATTGTGACTGGTTTGTTGGAGTGCTTGCAATTCATTCTGCAATATGTGTAAGCTATGTAAGAGCAAGAGCAGAATCTCAAGGTGTTGAATGTAATATTGGAATTGCAGAGCGTGCGGTTCGTATGATTATTTTA
This window encodes:
- the pgsA gene encoding archaetidylinositol phosphate synthase, which produces MLQSLRPLLTKILNPVASRLNINPNIVTVISPFVALVAAYGFANKLLILGTIAILLSGFLDVVDGAVARYHNRSSKFGAFLDSTMDRFADAIIYIGIIFGGYCDWFVGVLAIHSAICVSYVRARAESQGVECNIGIAERAVRMIILMAGAIIGYFAGDIYFTYIIYILVILSYFTVGQRILHVWRQLK